Proteins from one Mus pahari chromosome 18, PAHARI_EIJ_v1.1, whole genome shotgun sequence genomic window:
- the Zbtb14 gene encoding zinc finger and BTB domain-containing protein 14: MEFFISMSETIKYNDDDHKTLFLKTLNEQRLEGEFCDIXIVVEDVKFRAHRCVLAXCSTYFKKLFKKLEVDSSSVIEIDFLRSDIFEEVLNYMYTAKISVKKEDVNLMMSSGQILGIRFLDKLCSQKRDVSSPDESXGQSKSKYCLKLNRPIGDAADAQDDDVEEIGDQDDSPSDDTVEGTPPSQEDGKSPTTTLRVQEAILKELGSEEVRKVNCYGQEVESMETPESKDLGSQTPQALTFNDGMSEVKDEQTPGWTTAASDMKXEYLLYGHHREQIACQACGKTFSDEGRLRKHEKLHTXDRPFVCEMCTKGFTTQAHLKEHLKIHTGYKPYSCEVCGKSFIRAPDLKKHERVHSNERPFACHMCDKAFKHKSHLKDHERRHRGEKPFVCGSCTKAFAKASDLKRHENNMHSERKQVTXSAIQSETEQLQAAAMAAEAEQQLETIACSXR; this comes from the exons ATG GAGTTTTTCATCAGTATGTCTGAAACCATAAAATATAATGACGATGATCATAAAACGCTGTTTCTGAAAACCCTGAATGAACAGCGCCTGGAGGGAGAATTCTGCGACATCNCCATCGTGGTTGAAGATGTAAAGTTCCGAGCCCACCGGTGTGTCCTCGCCGNCTGCAGCACGTACTTTAAGAAGCTTTTCAAGAAGCTAGAAGTGGACAGCTCGTCCGTCATAGAGATAGATTTCCTCCGCTCCGACATATTTGAAGAGGTGCTGAACTACATGTACACCGCGAAGATTTCTGTGAAAAAGGAGGACGTCAACTTGATGATGTCGTCTGGTCAGATTCTCGGCATCCGGTTTTTGGATAAACTGTGTTCTCAGAAACGCGACGTGTCTAGTCCGGATGAAAGTAANGGCCAGTCGAAGAGTAAGTATTGCCTCAAGTTAAACCGCCCCATCGGAGACGCTGCTGATGCTCAGGATGATGATGTGGAAGAAATCGGGGACCAGGATGACAGCCCTTCTGATGACACGGTAGAGGGCACTCCCCCGAGTCAAGAGGATGGCAAGTCTCCCACAACCACTCTCAGGGTTCAGGAAGCAATTTTGAAAGAGCTGGGGAGCGAGGAAGTTCGGAAAGTGAACTGCTACGGCCAGGAAGTGGAGTCCATGGAGACTCCCGAGTCCAAAGATCTGGGGTCTCAGACCCCTCAGGCCTTAACCTTTAATGATGGGATGAGCGAAGTAAAAGATGAACAGACTCCGGGCTGGACCACGGCGGCCAGCGACATGAAGTTNGAGTACTTGCTCTACGGTCACCATCGAGAGCAGATCGCCTGCCAGGCGTGTGGGAAGACGTTCTCCGATGAAGGCCGACTGAGGAAGCATGAGAAGCTCCACACCNCTGACAGGCCCTTTGTCTGTGAGATGTGCACAAAAGGTTTCACCACGCAGGCCCACCTGAAAGAACACCTAAAAATCCATACGGGNTACAAGCCCTACAGCTGCGAGGTGTGCGGGAAGTCCTTCATCCGCGCCCCAGACCTGAAGAAGCACGAGAGGGTTCACAGCAACGAAAGACCATTCGCGTGTCACATGTGTGACAAAGCCTTCAAACACAAGTCTCACCTGAAGGACCAcgagagaagacacagaggggAAAAGCCTTTTGTGTGCGGCTCCTGCACCAAGGCCTTCGCCAAGGCCTCAGACCTGAAGAGGCATGAGAACAATATGCACAGTGAAAGGAAACAGGTCACCCNCAGTGCCATCCAGAGCGAGACAGAACAGTTGCAGGCCGCAGCGATGGCCGCTGAGGCTGAGCAGCAGCTGGAGACAATTGCCTGTAGCNAGAGGTGA